Within the Naumovozyma castellii chromosome 1, complete genome genome, the region ATGTTGAAGAATGTGTTAAAGTTCAATGGGAATCAAGAACTTAAACTAATGCATAACATTTTGGAATAtgtaaaataaatatatacaagtttattcaaatacaaTATAGACATGTTTCTATAAATTCCtctgtttctttttcacAAGAATCTAGGGACCTTAACATTCTCATAAACAAGAATGACATCATCTTTTTTataatcttcaaattgtttCTCAAAAGTGACACCACATTCATGCCCCTTAGACACCTCCATTAtatcttccttttcatgTTTCAGAGTAGCAACTTTACCTTCAAagataattttcttttcgGGACCTCTTATAATCTGTATTAGTGAATTCTTATTCAGAACCCCATTGCGAACTTTGCATCCTGcaattttaattaatttcttcttcatggtaaattcaaaaacttcCCGAATATCGATAGTGGCCGtgaatttcttttcaaaaattggcTTCAGATTGTCTGTCAGTATGTCAGTAACATCTTCGATTAGTTTATAAATCACATTGTACTGCTTTACCTCGATATGATAAGGGTTATTAATTACTTCACTAGGAAGGTTGCCGAGATTAAAACAAAGTATTTTACTATCTGTAATTTGAGCCATCTTGAAATCACTTTCGTTAGGCAATCCaacagatgatgaaatgacCTTGCACCGGACCTCTGCATTTCCTAACGGTTCAATAGATTCTTCTATGGCTTCTGCTGAACCTGACACATCTGATTTAACAATAAAATTCACGTCTTTAGGTCCCTGGGGCACAAAACTTTTCTTTATatcctcatcttcaatttcattcttaTGCTTTTGAAGTTCTGCCTCTTCCCTTCTTTGTTCGTTCAAGTTTTCAACCGTAACAGCGTCCTTTTCAACAGCTTGCAGTGCTATTCTCCTGTTAATGTACTTTTTAGCGACTGACTCAGAGACGGTTTGAATAACTTCATCACCAGCACGGACAAGATCCTTCCAACCTCGGACTTCAACAACTTGCGCTGGTTCTGCCTTTATCACATCCTTTCCTAGATCGTCAACCATTAATTTAACTCTACAATACGTATTACCACATAGAAGAATTTTCCCTTTCTGAAGAGTGCCTCTTTTGACTAGCACAGTTGCCACATTTCCAACTGTTTTCCTAACTTGACTTTCGAGAACCCAGCCTTCAACCAAAGTCTTCAGTGAATTCTCTGCTCTGACATCCATAATATCACTCAATAGGATGATGGACTCTTCAAATAAGTCCATATTTTCTCCAGTTTTTGCGCTGATTGGAATAACTTGGACATCACCTCCAATTTTTTCTACAGGTATATCTTGAGAAATCAAGTCGTTAGTTACTCTTTCAATTGCCTTTTCACGGTCTTTAGGTCTCTTAATTGTATCTATTTTTGTAATTGCCACGATCAGCTCATTACCGGAATTTTTTATATGTTTTATTGCCTCCAAAGTTTGCGGCATCACCGAATCCTCAATAGAGACCACTAGGACAATAATATCAGTGATGTTGGCACCCCTTTCtctcatcttcaaaaatgCAGCGTGGCCAGGAGTGTCTAGAAACGTAATActcttctttgaaacaGGAGTGACAATCTGAAACGCCCCAATATGTTGTGTAATTCCTCCATGCTCTCCAGAAACAACGGAAGATTTCCTTAAATAATCGATTATCGTCGTCTTACCGTGATCGACATGTCCCATGATCGTAACTACTGGGGGTCTCCTCTGGAGAAATTTTGGATTAGCTGGCGCCTTTAGTCCATCATATATATTCTTAGAGGTAATGGCTGCTTGGGAAGCTGGCAGCACATAATTATATTCTTGCAGAATGAGTTCTACATATTCCCtagaaagaatataattatGGCTAATATTGGCGAACCCTAATTTTGTCAAGTCTTTTATTAATGTTTCAATCCTGCAATTCAGAAGATTGGCTAGTTTGCTAACAGAAATGTAATTTGGAATTACAAAGTTGAGCGGTTTTGgttgtttatttttacTGGACCTTGTTAATTTGTTTCTGGGATATCGGTTAGAATAATGACGAAATTGAGAATGAATCGTCGGAATTATTGTTCTTGAGAGGGAGTGGCCCATTCCAGGATGTCGACATACAACATTACATATTTGCAGTATGTTAGAAGTCAATAGTAACATCTTTGGTTGATTTTCAATATAGGAACTCTCATTATGTCTTCGACCTAGTAAAGGTTTCTCAAATCGATTCGAAATGGAATTTTTGGTCCGCGCTTCTCAAAAACTGATTACGTACTAGTTATTAAGAATGATTGTAGATTGTAATATAAAACTACGTATATGAAACTGTTGACATTGTAAGAACTGTATCTGTTAGTCTTGAATTCGCGGTGGAAATTTCCTTACTAAGCTGAGAAGAAGACTTGCGGAAGGTGAATCGAATCCTAATTTCTCCGCCATCTTGAGTAAGCCATCTACAATTTCGGAACGGTACCATTCTTCATCTATACCTAGAAACGTCGTATAATGATGCTCAATTATATTTCTGATCAATGATAGGGCTTGCTTTTCTCGAATACCATCGTCTCTGTCTTTGAGTCCATATTTTGTTGCTTGTTTCAGGACCTCACAGCTCGCCTTGTAATTCATTCTATTAGCACATTTTAGGAGTACAGTATAAAGCATTACTCTGAGGGGTGTACcttcatcaattttttgtttcatGTTGCCTACCTTTAATgttttaatgaaaagtttATTAGGTTTAAATAAGGGAAGGAACCACATAAGCACCTCAGAAAGCGAGTCTTTTATACACACCATTTGAGAGTATTCCTTTGTTGTCAATTGATCAAGTATCTCAAGTATTAACTGCAAAACTGAGAGTTCATTAGTAGAAAGTAAAGTTTCATGTATGGTGAAAACAACGtcattttcattgaatgattcCAACGAATTCGATTTAGACAACTTGTTATAAACCGAATCCAAAGAAACCAGAGTACCCATACACCCAACCTGTGTTAAATTTGACTCCCAAATTTCGTCTGAACTAACTTGTCTCTTGAATAATAAGTTATGCTCTTTCACTAGCCTTGCAATCAACGTATCATATTTTTGGTTAAGAGGAACCCGAATTTCTGTTAGAAGTAACGTAATATATCTGATAATCTCCTTAAAATGCgtaaaattttcattagcCTCATCTATCGTGAAACTATCATGAGAAGCGTCATCTTCAAACAAAATCTCATCATCTTGTTCTCCAGAATTTGATTCTAACTCGGCAAGATATTCCTGTTGATCAATATCTACTACCTCATCACCATCAGCACCTTccattgaaagaatatcatcatcattgcTATTACCAGAGTTGATAATACTATGTTCATTCTTATATAACCTTAAAATAATTTCTGAAACGGAGACTAAGCTTTCCTTCACCAGTTCTATTATATTTGGTGATACTCTCTTCTGTCCTGTAAGCATTGAATTGATGGTGAAAAAAGGAGCCAATGAATGCATTATTTCCAAAGTCATCAAAATGTGCTCAAAATTGTCTTTCTTTAGGGTTGGTATTATAAATTTCTCGAATAGATCATCAATAACCAAGTCAAACTGGTACCACACTCTTACCATAGACTTTAAAAGACATAACTTTACAACAATTAACACATCCGGCATTATACGATGATCCATACATAATACAGTTTCGTTCACTATTGCATCTTTTACAGCATCCAATGTTTCATCACTATTAAATAGCTCTAGTATCTCAATGGCAGTTACATTAGGTAACAGTTCAGATTTACCATCATAATAGAGTTGAAGCAGCATGGGTAACGTTTCATTAAGTACCATTTGAATGCCACCATCAAAACTATGATTTTTCATAATATAGACGAACCTAGGAACCAATTGATCCTCATCATGCATTACATCGAGACTATTATTAGTAGATGTAGATGGCTGTTGTCTAGTTCCTCTTTTGGCAATCAAGCCTTTCAGAATGTTTCTCACTGTCTGAATCCTCACCagtaataatttatcaCTTTCTTGATATATCAAGGGACGAAGAATTACAGAACTTAACATAATAGGATCATCATAAAATTGAATCGCAATAGTAACATAAGTTTGAAATGATACTAAATTGACTAATTCCATATCAGGCTCCTCCAATAATGTAACAATTAGAATTTCAGATACTAATCTTCTCAAATCGTCTACTGGGACCTGCATTTGCCCCAGTTGTCTTAATATCATGTATTTGATATCATTATCTGATGTACTCTTATACTGGCtaattaaatcatccaTCTTTTCATGTTACTGCTTCAGGATCTAGTTTCGTCATAAGGGGACCATACTTCACACGTTCTTATGATTaagatttgaagatttcttATAATCCTTCAATTAAGCGTGCTTACGTTATCTGATCaaaaacaatttcaatacaGGTGACACAGTATATCAAAGCGTTGGTGACAAGACCAATTCCACTGCTAAAAGTGTCTTTCGTTTGGAACCACTCTTCCCCACATCTAGTGCATATATGCTATTTTTTTCGGCTAAAATAATATGCTTCTTACCCCATAAAGTTTTTCACTTGaactattattttcataattTGAGAGCAAATTTCTGATATTTAAGCCCATATGGCCTGATTCATCGTATTTATTCGAGAAAGTGAGTGGGACCCATGAtaaaaagataaaaaaaataagcGTCACAGACAGGATTCGAACCTGCGCAGGTAAAACCCAATGCCTAAATGctttttcttggaaataGCAGGGCATCGCCTTAACCACTCGGCCACTGGGACAactaatttcaaattatttctGGAAAATGGGATCTCTATAAAGGatagtgaaaaatttcaaattccagATCTAAAGGCCTCATTGAAGTTTATATGATCTGCTAAAAAATAAACGGTTTTCGACTACCGTAAAAAACAGACCAAATGCCTTTCGATGAGCACTACCGAGCATAATGACATCCTCTTTCTCAACTTCAATCAATCTGGGTCCTGTTTGGCGGTAGGTACCTCTCAAGGGTTCAAAATACTAAATTGTGAGCCATTTGGAGAATTCTACTCAGAAATACACGATGAGGGCTCTGGAGGGTATAACATAGTTGAGATGTTATTTTCTACTTCTTTAGTTACTTTGATAGGCAATGGTGATAATCCAGACTTTTCACCCCGAACCCTGAAGATAATCAATACAAAAAAGGAATCCACCATCTGCAAGATTTCTTTTCCTACGCCGATCCAATCAGTCAGAATGAACAAGACGCATTTAGTGGCTCTGCTAAGAACACAAATATATGTTTATGATATTACCACTTTAAAACTTTTACACGTTATCGAAATCGATTGGAATCCGCATTGTGTAATGACGCTGTCTCCCAATATTaagaacaatattttaGGGTTCCCTTCATCCATTAAGATCCTTCTCAATGCTAGGATTGTGAAAAACGATGTAATCGTTTCAAAAGGTATCAACATATCTTCCAACGAAGGTGTCAGCGACAGTATCACACAACTGAAAGAGAATTCCACAACGCTGAAGGGAAACGTTGTAATTTACGACCTTTCCATTTTACAACCGAGAATTATAATAGAGGCCCATGAATCTGAGATTGCTGCATTAACGTTTAGTTCTGATGGTACGTTATTAGCCACAGCATCCGTGAAGGGAACTATAATAAGAGTATTCAATTGCACTTCGGGATTGAGATGTTATCAATTTCGGAGAGGTACTTATCAAACAAGAATATTATCTATGAACTTTAGTAATAACAATCAATTTTTGGCAGTAACATGCTCTAATGGAACGATTcatatatttaaattgaatttaaatacgaataataataacaataataatccAACTGTCAATGAAGAGGAGGTGACAGGAATGAACACATACACTTCATTCCGAAACATAGGACCTCATGTGGACGAGGGAAGAAACACGGTCAGCCGGATAATAAGAAACTCTTCACAACAGCTTTCAAGAAAGGCTATGCAAGCAATAGGCCAAATGCTTCCCAGTTCTGTGACATCTGCATGGGATCCAATGAGACACTTTGCAAGCTGTAAACTTCCCCAGTCACAAACTGCCTATGAAACGAGTGCAGTATTTATAGACTCCTACAAGGAGATAGATATTCAAAGTTACCGGGATCTGTTTGGCAATGGACTAGAGGATATCCCATTGCCTTCTGCTAGCGAGGTAACCAAGGTTCACATTGTTCCTGTAAGAGTAGGGGATCCGAACGGATTTCTTCACGAGTACATACTGGACCCTGAGAGGGGCGGTGATTGTCCTCTACTAAGTAGCTACCCTCTGTGACTTACAGAATGCCTTCCACAAATATCGCATCTTTATGCAGACATGTAAACCAAATGATTGTTTAATCAGTATATAAAATACAACCATCTTAATACGCAAGGAAGAATGTCTGTTTCAGTGCCCTGTTTTAGTGGTATTGAGAACATACCAAGACCGCAGATTGGACAGTCAAACAATACCATATATATAGTATGTACAGAACAATGGATCGGCACATCGATCTTCGGAAAAACTTTCGCGGCTCAAAAAGACAGATGTGATAAGCTCGCGGATAAACAGGCGgacaaaatttcaaaccTTAAGGATAATTAAATCTCGAGTGATGCAAAACTTCTCAGAAGTCAACTGATTTCGACAGAACACCAGTTCAGAACCTAATTATCTGCAATTCGAACTCCTATTTAGCTGGCAATCAATACATGGGAAAATACTTTGCATAATTCAACTACAGTTAAAAAATTCATGAAATTTGAGTCTTACCCATTACATTCACTACTTGAAACCTTCTAAAGACTTAATTACAAGCTTAGCTACCTTATCCtcaagaaaattaaagataaaatCATATGTTTTTATCAAATAGCGCCACATATCTAAGGAAGCCGGTACTTTTCGATATTAGAATGAGAGGGGTGGATAATGATGTCCTACTGATTAAAGGACCCCCATCATCGGCACCATCAGTACTGTTGGCAGGGACAATTGTTCTATCCATATTAGATCCAATCCAGATCAAATCCTTTAAACTAGCACTTATAGGTAAACTCACGTTGAACATTCCAACAACGGTTCAAACAACCAAGGGTTCAACGacaaaatataatagaTACGAAAGACGTTTTTTTCAACACTATTTTGACAATATAGATATTGAAAGCTATGTGGATAATCTTAATGATGGGAGCATGGTTTCAAGTAAGTCATCAGGAAATATATCAGGTCTAAGGAGCCGCAGCAAATCCACTGCTTCGTTGGCATCGCTAGGTTCATTAACAGGATCATCTAATCGTCATACTTTACAAAGAGGTAATTATGAATTCCCATTTTCAGTAATTTTACCGGGGTCCCTTGAGGAGTCTGTCGAAGGAATTAATGATGCTTCTGTGACGTACTATCTAGAGGCTAACGTTGAACGTCATAAACAGACAGATTTGACTTGTAGAAAGGTTCTTCGAGTGGTTCGCACAATGGCTTCAGATGCAGTAGAAATTTCAGAGACCACGGCTGTAGATAATACATGGCCTAATAAAGTTGATTATTCTATATCGGTACCGACACGAGCGGTAGCAATTGGCTCAACTACTCCCATCGATATTAGCCTGGTTCCATCACTCAAAGGTTTAAGATTGGGGCCAATTAAAATTTCTCTACTGGAATACATTCAGTTTTGCGGGTCCACTGGTGGTGTTATCCATCAGGAAAGAATCGTCAACAAgttgaaattaaaggaCCCCTTGGGTCATGTAGCAATACTTAAGAGGCAGAAGGAGgaatataatgaagaagaaagtgaacAGGAGGAACTCTTGGATGAATTTCAGGATAGGTGGGAAGTTTCTgctcttttcaatattcctGCCAACTTGAGCAAATGTTGTCAGGATTGTAACATACTGACGAGCCTTAAAGTTCGTcataaattgaaatttgtgatttcattaattaatcCAGACGGCCATATATCAGAACTGCGAGCAACATTACCACTTAACTTATTCATTTCACCTTTTGTCGCATTAACTGTACAACCCTCTGATGAAATCGAAAAAAATACAAGATATGGTTCTAATATTGGTGTTACTGAAAACAGTGGAAACGAAGAAGAACTGATATTCGCTAAAACTTCGTCTGAACTTGAGTTACCTGCTTTAGCCAATGGTGTTTCTAATAACATGGGACCGATGGGTAGTTCCATTAATGGTTTAATGGCTCCACCGAAGTATAGCAACCATGTGTTTGATAGACGATGGGGCGAACACAATACTGACCCATCCAATTCCACAGAAGGTACTAATGGAAGCTGTATTTCACagaataatgaaacaacaGATGCTAGTCCAACATTGAATATAAATGGTCTAGGCATAAGCCGACCACTTTCTCCTGTTAATGGTAGATATTTACCAAGTCCGATAACAGActcagaagaagaggatgaaatACTCATCAGCACACCAAGGCTTCCTGCGGAAGATGATTCCGACACGACCGCTCTATTAACCCCAGGATTCATTAGCATATCGAGAAAGAGCTCAATAAATAGACAAAAATCTCCAACACCAAATAAAAACGAATGGGAGATAGAAACAATGAGCCGTGTGCCCTCTTATCAAAATGCCATGAAGGTGGAGGTTATAGAAGATGATTTGCCTCCATGTTACccaaagaatttatcaaagaataataagGAAATGACCAATCCAATATCCCTTCATCAGAGGTCAAATTCCTCCTTACTAGGACCAATGGTGACTGGAAGAACGTATTCGTTCCAAAATCGAAGTAACAATAGCTCCTCGGTGTCATTACAGATGTTATCAGAAAATAGTACACCAGGATCTCTGAAGAAGGGTTTTCCTTCAAATACATCGTTGTcatcaaaaaataatatagCCAACAAGCAAGTTCCTTTCATGACCGCTCTATCGAAGAATAGTTCGCCATCAATCTCGCAGCTTCAACGAGATCGGTCAAACTCAAGACTAAGTGCTAAGGATAGATCTAGCTCGTTTGCAAGTTTTATCGagatattttccaagaGAGATCGAAATTGAACTTCATTATCGGGacttttccaaaatatcCTTTACGTTGAATCATATAgttgataaataaataatttatatCTGTTAACGGATTCTAGATTGCTTGTTGTGACGTATATATTATGTAGAGCATACCCAAAGTTAGTGGAACCGGATCAAACTCCTTAGTATATTGTGCTGAAAAAACAATGCAATTGCTTGCCGCGGAGCTACGGAAGAAAGCTTTGTGTCACAAATGCATACGCGCTTTCTTCCAAAACAAGATTATCATCTTTGTACTCTAAACATAATATTCATCCTTACACAGTTACCTTACGAGAGCACCCGATAGACACAAGTCAGAAGTGGAAAAGTTTTACAAGCAAACTCCAAAATATATTACCACTGTTCCTCAACTTTGAAGTTTATTTAGGAAAACAAGATTTCAACTTCCCTTtagtaataatgaagaatctaAGTTTAAACAATAGAGGTGTACTAACTTCACTTTCGTTAAACGAATCCaccaaatttgataaagGAAGTCCTAAGAGTGTATTTAAAAGAACCTCACAAGTAGCCCCATCTGTTCGAAGAAATGAGATCACggatgaaaataatatcgACGAGAAACCTGTTGAATTTAGGAAGAACATTCCCAAAACTACATCTATATTGCAAATAGACTCAAATAAGCCTCGGGATTCAAGAAACTACAGATCAAGAAAAAGGATAGTCActtctttatttatcaatggATTAGCAGACGACGTGACTGAAAACATGTTATATGATGTGTTCAGTAAATATCAAAGCTTAGTTTCCCTCAAAATATGCTGTGATTCCGATAGTAAAAAATCTTTGAACTATGGTTatcttaatttttcagatgAACTTGAAGCTAAAAAAGCAgttgatgattttaattACACCATTTTGTTTGgtaatgaaataaaaatgatgcCCTCTCTTCGAAATACAATATATCGTAAAAATATTGGTACAAATGTTTTTTTTGCTAACCTTCCATTGGAGAATAAACATTTAACAACTAGAGCGTTTTACGACACTTTCAAAGGGTACGGAGAAATTCTTTCATGTAAACTTGATAAAAGAAAGAACATTGGTTTTGTATATTTTGATAACGATAAACCTGCTCAAATGGTgattaatgattttaataacaagatatattttggaaataaaataatatgtGGTCTAcattttgataaagaaatcagaaattttccaaattttgataaaagGAAAGCAAATATAgacaacaaaataattattgatgatgaattagaagCAGCAAACATAGGTGTACAatttaagaagaattcTGAATTAATACTCCCTCATCCAAACGCAATATTTGTTAAAAATCTACCCTTTGATGTCCccgatgaagaaattcttGATCATTTCAGTAAATTAGGTCCTGTGAAATCAGTATTTTCATCCAATGTTACAAAATATAAATCCAGTTGGGCTTTTATTACGTACAAAAAACAAACTGACACCATCAGAGCAACTAATCATTTCAACAATACCAAGTTCCAAGGAAAAACAATAACAGTTTCTAGGGCTAAACTAAAAAATACAGAAGGAAATCGAACAGTTTATCTGAACAATGTAAGTGTAGTCTGTAATCAAGAGTTTTTGAGAAGATTGTGCCTTCAGGAGGGAATAAAGGCACAAAAAATCTATCTAAAGCCTGATGACCATGACTCCTATTCGTGCTCTGGATATATCAAATGTAACTCCAAAGACAATGCCAAACGagtatttgaaatattaaatgGGAAATTTATTGGAGGTTGTTATATTCATGTTTCATGGgataaaataaaagatcCACTGAAGGACGAACAGAGTGATATTACACAGAATAAACATAATATATTACCCAATTTATTTTTGCCGAATCCAGCAATCCAAAAACATGGAAACTTTATCAGCTACAAAGAGAGTAACGTAACCACAGAGTTTATTTCTGATAAACCATCTAACCACTACATATCAAAAGAGATCCAAcaaattataaatatagTGAATGGCCATGTCAAACGGGGTTTGGAATTCTTAAATAACAAAGTTCCTTGCAGGGATGAAAGTATAAGGTGTATTtcagaatatattattaacgTTTACTGGTATGGGGATTTACAAAACTTATCCTTATTTTTacaatcaattaattcaaatgttCGTTATGAAGCTATACTGCAGCAACAGATAGAAGCTGCTTCCAATCTTTTAGGATTGAGTGAAACTTAACTCACTTTAAACAAGTTACTTTATTATTCTATGCATTTTGCTATATTCAAACAAGCATATAGTCCGTTAATCAATCTTTACTTAAATATACATATATGTGTATCTATTAAATAGATAGCTCGAAATGGGAGATACTTCGAAGTCCTTCGGATTCAAATTAACTCAACATAATTAGCCGGAAATATACCCTCTTTACCGTTCACTCTACCACTCCACCAATCATTCTGTGATTCTGTTCTCTTTAAAATAGTAATCTTATCACCTTTTTGAAAACTCAAGTCACCTTTTTGTTCTCCGGTAAACCTATACAAAGCTACTGCTTCATTAGAGGCATGACCTGAAGTTGGATCTGTGTTTTCCCCCTTACCATTTTTGTTTGCATTTGCAAACTCATTAAAGGGTGAAGTATTCTCTTCGACCGGCTTTTCCACATTTGTGTGTTTACGGCTTGTTCTCCGACGATTATCATACCCTATATagtcatcttcatcttcattggaATCGTAATCATAATGATGGTGACTTCTAGGATTGCCTCTTCTTGCATACCCCCCTTCAGTTTCCATATTATTGTGTGACCTATGGCCCCATTTGGACCTTGAAAGTGGAACATTGCCAGCACCTCTCGATCCGTTATTATATTCGTCATCGTCATAACCGTCATCCCTTCCGTTTCTTACATGCCTGTTATAGAATTCAGAGGAAGCTTCATCAGAAGAGTTAAAATTACTTGGTATATCATCATAAAAGTCActatcttcaaaatcactTGAATTGACTCCGCCATTGAATGCTTTTGAATCCAAAACTTTATATAAATTATGTGCCATTGATGGGGGATCCACTTTCCCAGATAAGATTAGTTGAGATGTACAATTATCACCATACAACTTCCTGTTAGCCTCTCTTCTTTCTAAGATAACAGACCCTTCCACAGATATTCCTGCGAATAAACCTTTACTTTTTGAATATGCAAACACAGCGGCAAACCCACCCATAGATGCTGAGGCATCTGCCTCGGCGTTTCTACCTACGGGACCAGCTGCAACGGAGACATTACCACCCAAAGTTAAGGTCCCAAACTCTGTGAATGAATTAACTGCCTCTTGTGtgttcaaaataaaaacaaaatcaGTCAACTCGACACCAACTA harbors:
- the IFM1 gene encoding translation initiation factor 2 (ancestral locus Anc_1.364); amino-acid sequence: MLLLTSNILQICNVVCRHPGMGHSLSRTIIPTIHSQFRHYSNRYPRNKLTRSSKNKQPKPLNFVIPNYISVSKLANLLNCRIETLIKDLTKLGFANISHNYILSREYVELILQEYNYVLPASQAAITSKNIYDGLKAPANPKFLQRRPPVVTIMGHVDHGKTTIIDYLRKSSVVSGEHGGITQHIGAFQIVTPVSKKSITFLDTPGHAAFLKMRERGANITDIIVLVVSIEDSVMPQTLEAIKHIKNSGNELIVAITKIDTIKRPKDREKAIERVTNDLISQDIPVEKIGGDVQVIPISAKTGENMDLFEESIILLSDIMDVRAENSLKTLVEGWVLESQVRKTVGNVATVLVKRGTLQKGKILLCGNTYCRVKLMVDDLGKDVIKAEPAQVVEVRGWKDLVRAGDEVIQTVSESVAKKYINRRIALQAVEKDAVTVENLNEQRREEAELQKHKNEIEDEDIKKSFVPQGPKDVNFIVKSDVSGSAEAIEESIEPLGNAEVRCKVISSSVGLPNESDFKMAQITDSKILCFNLGNLPSEVINNPYHIEVKQYNVIYKLIEDVTDILTDNLKPIFEKKFTATIDIREVFEFTMKKKLIKIAGCKVRNGVLNKNSLIQIIRGPEKKIIFEGKVATLKHEKEDIMEVSKGHECGVTFEKQFEDYKKDDVILVYENVKVPRFL
- the LAG2 gene encoding Lag2p (ancestral locus Anc_1.362), producing MDDLISQYKSTSDNDIKYMILRQLGQMQVPVDDLRRLVSEILIVTLLEEPDMELVNLVSFQTYVTIAIQFYDDPIMLSSVILRPLIYQESDKLLLVRIQTVRNILKGLIAKRGTRQQPSTSTNNSLDVMHDEDQLVPRFVYIMKNHSFDGGIQMVLNETLPMLLQLYYDGKSELLPNVTAIEILELFNSDETLDAVKDAIVNETVLCMDHRIMPDVLIVVKLCLLKSMVRVWYQFDLVIDDLFEKFIIPTLKKDNFEHILMTLEIMHSLAPFFTINSMLTGQKRVSPNIIELVKESLVSVSEIILRLYKNEHSIINSGNSNDDDILSMEGADGDEVVDIDQQEYLAELESNSGEQDDEILFEDDASHDSFTIDEANENFTHFKEIIRYITLLLTEIRVPLNQKYDTLIARLVKEHNLLFKRQVSSDEIWESNLTQVGCMGTLVSLDSVYNKLSKSNSLESFNENDVVFTIHETLLSTNELSVLQLILEILDQLTTKEYSQMVCIKDSLSEVLMWFLPLFKPNKLFIKTLKVGNMKQKIDEGTPLRVMLYTVLLKCANRMNYKASCEVLKQATKYGLKDRDDGIREKQALSLIRNIIEHHYTTFLGIDEEWYRSEIVDGLLKMAEKLGFDSPSASLLLSLVRKFPPRIQD
- the NCAS0A08960 gene encoding WD40 repeat domain-containing protein (ancestral locus Anc_1.359); its protein translation is MSTTEHNDILFLNFNQSGSCLAVGTSQGFKILNCEPFGEFYSEIHDEGSGGYNIVEMLFSTSLVTLIGNGDNPDFSPRTLKIINTKKESTICKISFPTPIQSVRMNKTHLVALLRTQIYVYDITTLKLLHVIEIDWNPHCVMTLSPNIKNNILGFPSSIKILLNARIVKNDVIVSKGINISSNEGVSDSITQLKENSTTLKGNVVIYDLSILQPRIIIEAHESEIAALTFSSDGTLLATASVKGTIIRVFNCTSGLRCYQFRRGTYQTRILSMNFSNNNQFLAVTCSNGTIHIFKLNLNTNNNNNNNPTVNEEEVTGMNTYTSFRNIGPHVDEGRNTVSRIIRNSSQQLSRKAMQAIGQMLPSSVTSAWDPMRHFASCKLPQSQTAYETSAVFIDSYKEIDIQSYRDLFGNGLEDIPLPSASEVTKVHIVPVRVGDPNGFLHEYILDPERGGDCPLLSSYPL
- the NCAS0A08970 gene encoding arrestin family protein (ancestral locus Anc_1.358), encoding MFLSNSATYLRKPVLFDIRMRGVDNDVLLIKGPPSSAPSVLLAGTIVLSILDPIQIKSFKLALIGKLTLNIPTTVQTTKGSTTKYNRYERRFFQHYFDNIDIESYVDNLNDGSMVSSKSSGNISGLRSRSKSTASLASLGSLTGSSNRHTLQRGNYEFPFSVILPGSLEESVEGINDASVTYYLEANVERHKQTDLTCRKVLRVVRTMASDAVEISETTAVDNTWPNKVDYSISVPTRAVAIGSTTPIDISLVPSLKGLRLGPIKISLLEYIQFCGSTGGVIHQERIVNKLKLKDPLGHVAILKRQKEEYNEEESEQEELLDEFQDRWEVSALFNIPANLSKCCQDCNILTSLKVRHKLKFVISLINPDGHISELRATLPLNLFISPFVALTVQPSDEIEKNTRYGSNIGVTENSGNEEELIFAKTSSELELPALANGVSNNMGPMGSSINGLMAPPKYSNHVFDRRWGEHNTDPSNSTEGTNGSCISQNNETTDASPTLNINGLGISRPLSPVNGRYLPSPITDSEEEDEILISTPRLPAEDDSDTTALLTPGFISISRKSSINRQKSPTPNKNEWEIETMSRVPSYQNAMKVEVIEDDLPPCYPKNLSKNNKEMTNPISLHQRSNSSLLGPMVTGRTYSFQNRSNNSSSVSLQMLSENSTPGSLKKGFPSNTSLSSKNNIANKQVPFMTALSKNSSPSISQLQRDRSNSRLSAKDRSSSFASFIEIFSKRDRN
- the MIP6 gene encoding Mip6p (ancestral locus Anc_1.357) — translated: MKNLSLNNRGVLTSLSLNESTKFDKGSPKSVFKRTSQVAPSVRRNEITDENNIDEKPVEFRKNIPKTTSILQIDSNKPRDSRNYRSRKRIVTSLFINGLADDVTENMLYDVFSKYQSLVSLKICCDSDSKKSLNYGYLNFSDELEAKKAVDDFNYTILFGNEIKMMPSLRNTIYRKNIGTNVFFANLPLENKHLTTRAFYDTFKGYGEILSCKLDKRKNIGFVYFDNDKPAQMVINDFNNKIYFGNKIICGLHFDKEIRNFPNFDKRKANIDNKIIIDDELEAANIGVQFKKNSELILPHPNAIFVKNLPFDVPDEEILDHFSKLGPVKSVFSSNVTKYKSSWAFITYKKQTDTIRATNHFNNTKFQGKTITVSRAKLKNTEGNRTVYLNNVSVVCNQEFLRRLCLQEGIKAQKIYLKPDDHDSYSCSGYIKCNSKDNAKRVFEILNGKFIGGCYIHVSWDKIKDPLKDEQSDITQNKHNILPNLFLPNPAIQKHGNFISYKESNVTTEFISDKPSNHYISKEIQQIINIVNGHVKRGLEFLNNKVPCRDESIRCISEYIINVYWYGDLQNLSLFLQSINSNVRYEAILQQQIEAASNLLGLSET